In Citrus sinensis cultivar Valencia sweet orange chromosome 3, DVS_A1.0, whole genome shotgun sequence, the sequence tttcaattccaattttaggataatttaaatcacttccaccacaattccaaccacccatttacaaaattaattctatatataattaaaatccacctcctcgtgggatcgacactcaacaccattgatctatactacaatagattcgtgcgcttgcgagtacattaaaatttgcacaacaagtttttggcgccgttgccggggaggtaagtaattttaattcatagaattaatttttgtgaataatttcttttatttgttttcttgtattttttttttattattaaaaaaaaaaagaaaaaaaaaagtgaatctacatttaaaggttagtatttcttttctttttctcttctttaaaattttgtaatttaattttccatttatttttctttgtaatttttttgtttatcttattaatttaatttttagttaatttctttcacgtatttatttttgtgtatttttatagaaaggttgtaatagcgcaataaggttagtatcgtaatttctccctcttctttatttttatttgttttgttcccatctttattttttgttttgtttgcatctttatttttattttatttattttgcatgcatggtcgtaggtcattattacctaatcttgaacctatagaccttgaattagaaaaaacacttcgcacacacaaacacgttaaaaataaaatggatttacaagcaccacaggagaggccatttaaggactattttagtcccttagctaatttgagcacgtcatgcataagatacccaaatgtagctgctaggagttttgaattaaaacctagtgtgttaaattgtctccctacattttatggcctagaaaatgaggatccatataatcatttgaatgattttcatgccatttgtcaaacattcaaatatgagaatttttcagatgatgatgttaaacttagactattcccattttctttaaaagatagagctcgttcatggcttaatacattgcctgctaatagcatgacatatgtttttatttactagtGGATTGTGGATTCCCTTTTGATAAGGTGACCTCTcttcttttatcattaaaGACAATGGTTGTCTTCTTTTCCTAATGGCAAACAACATTATCTTGTTGTGGTGAGCTTTATCGTTTTGgaatctttctttttgaaatttttatgcttttaGGATAgcatcttttatctttttcaatgGGCCCTCTCACATGTCAATTATTAGATCTTCGTCTAGAGACATGTCTTCCCCACAAGAATCTTCTTTTGATCCTTCGTAGCAGTAGCCACATAATGACTGATGTTTTAGCACCTTGCATACCTTGTGGTGCATCTAGAGACATGTCTTCTCCGCTAGAATCTCCTTTTGATCCTTCGTAGTAGTAGCCACATGATGACTGATGCTTTAGTGCCTTGCATACCTCGTGGTGTGTCAGCAAGTTGAATTCCACGAGATTTTTGtatattcctttttttcttttttaatatggcATGTCTGGCTAAaatgctttcttttcttctcataGAAAAGATTATACGCTCTTTTGTGACATCGTGAAGCCATATTTTCTCCTTACTTATCTTCTCAAGAGACTCATAGAGGACTTTCATTCCTATGGCCCTTTTGCTGGTGAGAGCTTTGGGGTCGAATAATTCAGGATGATAATCATTGTAGACTTGATGATTAAACAATTGTTTcgtcatttttatattttaaaccaaaaacttggctctgataccattttTGCGGACAAATTCAACCCAAGATCCAAGTAAGGAtgtatatgattaattttcaagattttatcaaaattttgtaattatcttttttcaaAACTCACCGTTTTGTACAATCTTTTGTGCAATCCTCTGTGAGAATGTCTTTTTCCAATCTTGTTTTATCCTTACGCCATCTTTTACTGCTGTCTTTTAGCCCCGGAcatcattatcatttttcaacCGTTTCAACAGGCTGGCCACCACAAACTGTTTTAATGCATTTATCCACATCCGTTCTTTTTCGGAAGCAAAATCCAACGTTCATCATTTCGTGTTTGTTGCATACATTTGCATGTAACGAAGCAGGGGCCTTTTTGACATATCACAacagtttttctttttccttttgccTTAAATGAAACACTATTGTGTTAGAATTTACGTTCCACGTAAAGTTGACGGTAAAAACTAAATTCCGATTTGAGTATTGAGATCCCGTTTCGAAAGGTATGAGATTCaatactaatttttaaaatcgaTTTGGAATTGGTCGGAATTTGAGACAAAATTTTGTGTCAATTAATGATTGGGATGGGATCGAGACAATCAACGAAGTCGTTGCTAGCGATTACAGGCTCAGGCATAATACTTTTACATCCAGCTTtttctgattttcttttaagttacatTATACGAAATACTTGTGACTGCACTACGCATGTGTCTTTGATAGTTCAATTAACGCTCCATAACTGATGGAAGCCCTTGGAAACTGGTAATTTGAGTCATTTGCAGTTGATGTTCCAGAAGGAAACGCCAAGGTTGAGACATGTTACTTTCGGATGCTTTTTCTTTAAggcctatttttttttttaatttatagctTTTATTATCGTTTTAAATTTGTCCGAAAGTATCTTTTTTACCAATAATGTTTGTAAATCAAGAAATAGTTAAAATTCCGCTAGGTGAAAATACAAGtttggaattttattttttgagtgCAGACGAGTGCAGacgaattttattttttaattgcgGCTGAGTTAGGTATctattagggatggcaattgtacccgcaaacccgcaaacccgcccaaacccacccgccaaaACCCGCCCGCTGCGGGTAATTTTACCCGTTGCGGGcaggtttagtattataaattaaaacccgcacatggatgcgggtgggtttggtattaaccttatatccggtggatacccgcatggatatccaccaaacccgcaatattttttaaaaatatttttagtttaattttaatctaaaaatgtataaagaaaataatgtcattaattaaattaccaaatagccaaaggctcaaagttgtgtatgtgtgtatgtggccTATatcctattctaaagtcataatctaaagaaaactaaaggtattttccttcgaattagtatttgaaaatattaatcttaattattattataggcattgtgttggatgggtgcttatggtggtgaatgaaatgaatatcttctcttggagcttgttttaaatgataatataaaatgtaattattatttttagatactagtttgtgttttttaaatggatttgtgtaatttatacttaatttgagaatttgtgttgaattgatgtggaaattttaatttttcatttacattatttaaatataaaattgagtatgttatatggaatttgaggttattattataaatttatatattaaacatttgtgattttaaatacggaaacccgcaaaaaatccgccggataccattgcgggtttggtaattgttaaaacccgctgcgggtggatttttgtaaaaaaattaaaacccgctgcgggttgcgggtgagtttggtaatttaaattttgtgcgggtttgggtttggtaatggcaaacccgctgcgggcggtgcccattgccatccctagtatCTATACTGAAACAGTAAAACTCACTCATTGCCATCCGTAAGATTGCTATAaggttaaataaataaaagaaattaaaagaaaattttgtctGAGGATACAAATAAAATGGGAGCCTTAACAATCTtcgttggaaaaaaaaaagaaaaagaaagaaacactAAACGCATCCTTTActccaattaatttttcttttaaaagtcTATTGTAGGTGTAAATTACGGCACCTCCACCAATAGGGATGCGATCTAAACGAAATATACATTATAGAGATTGCACGTGCATCATCAATCCTGCTTTCAGTGCTCCtcatgttttctttctttcttatgTGTAATGAACGTTGATGTccatagggatggcaaaactCCGGGCCAGGTCCGGGTATCGCAATGACCGGACCCGACCCGGATGCATAGATGCCCAGGCCGGGTTGTGTTGGGTTTTAATCCGGGTacccaaattttatattttttaatattatatgtgtatattttttattttttggtaattttataagttttaaatttattttaataaaatttgacatgaaaatatgaactttaagtgtttaaaattttatatatgtgtaataaatgagtcaaataaatataaatatttaaaataagatatttttataatatttttttaataaaatccgggttccgggtttatCAAATGATGCCTAAGACCGGCCCGACTTCATAATTTCCCAACCCAAAAAGTCCGGGTgcggtccgggtccggaccgggcgggtatttttgccacccCTAGATGTCCATGTGCTCCCACagttttaagaaatttttttgcttataaatttttttttttgaattaactACCAAGTCCGATATATCCGAGTGGGTAATTGCACATTATCTATTCCCTGATGTcacatatttttgtctttcacTGTCCttaaattacaatgaaatGGAATAATATTGGCAAcagtagaaaatataataagtaaaaaatttataaaaataatgttttgttttataatcaaaagtttaaatagaaatatgaaagtaaaaagttaaacacaaaataaaataaagaaaaataaaagaattttttaaaaggagaaatatattatctttaattagaaaatgtttcattttaaataagaactataatttgtcattttgttatatttgaattagtttaatttgattgtatttatttcttgGATTAGGgaacaataatgatattcattcCTTATTGGCAGTGCTTACTTGCAAAAAATATGGaggaataagaataaattttggGTTGAGtccataaatttgaaaaaaaggaATGAGAATCTTATTGGTATGAATAGAGGTGGGAATAAAAATTGGGGaatgattttttatcttttaaaaaataaaaattctttttttatatcatattaatattaaataattattattattgatgttattatttatactaaaaatattaattatttattttgttagtgaACAAATACATAACTGTAATAAAGCCATATAAATATCTTACAACAATTCATTAcgattataagataaaatagacACATCAATTAgaatataatttattctaattctaattctTGCAGTTcaagtataaatttattctaattcttattttacattttaattccAGTATATTTCGATATTAGCCTATTCTAATTCCTATCTATTCTGATCctggaaaaataaatgcatctaattcaattataataggGGCATTAGAGGctaaatttaaacttaaagAGTAGTTCCGATATTAGACCATATTTTAAGGACATCTATGAAAAtgtaatcaacaaaaaaaaaaaaggttacaCCATCATCGTTTTGTTGGCAACAATAACGTTGAAGTGGTCTGTCTCCTTGCGAGTTGTGCGACCCCTTCGGTCGCAAGGAGACGCCAATCTTTTCAATTTGTCGATTTGCTTTCCTAAAGCAATACAATAAAACTCAAAGCCCCATTTCAAAACTTGTGCAAGAAGGAGATGTAACTGACGTAtgtgttgaaaagtcaaaacaactTTTTGACATGCATAACCTTCTAGCCGCAATGTTGGAAGCATGTGGATGGAATCATGAAAATGAAGCCAAATGAGTTGGTGAAGCatgtaatattttgataaattcacaatatttttgataatttgataaattattggTGAGCACCGAATTTGTAATAGTATAAAATACttcctataaatagagggagttttttatttgttaagcatcctaaaattgttaagcttataaatttctaagcttttgagaaAAGTGAGAGAAGTATGTCTGGgaaatttatctttcttgcATAGTGTGAGAGTACTGGATATATTTAGATTTCTGGAaagtgagattcgttactcaaatatttgtactctattaattattaaataaacaattatccTTTCTTGCCTCCGTagatgtaggtttaattaccgaaTTACGTTAAATTtttgtgtcttttatttttctataattatttggtgcgcttgattccgcattccgcgcacaacaGTATGCTGTCTTTCCATTTCTTGGTGCATGTATATATAAGTTTGAATATCAGCTGAGTCGGCCAACACAAGCAAGCAATTTTAGTTTTTCGGTCAGTATTGTTTCCTTATCCTATGaatttatcttcaaatttattatattttcacttcaattGTATTTCTGGGTACTCGtgttttgcttttctttgatgattttggTGTTTTTCTttggctcttttttttttttactttgtcTACTGGTTAATTTAGTTACTTAGATAAAGTTATTTGCTCGAATAACTTAATCTTTTGCTATTTAATGTCGAGTTAATTTCTTGTATCAAATCTTATCACAAATGATGCATGAGTAATTCCGTTAAGTAGGATATCtttaaccctttttttttcttttttgctttttaatttttttggtgtaGATAATGTTTGCTTTGGTTCAATCTTGCGTTTCTAAACTGTTGCATTAATTTTCCCAAGTCTTTTTGTTGCTGTTTATGGGGCAATAGTGATTTCGTTTCTCAGAATTCTGTAAATACTTATTATTCCTAGTTTGGTTTAATGTAGTGCGAagttaatttatcataatggCTTACATTCCACCACATAAGCGGCACTGGAAGGACCCACAGAGGCCATCTCCAGCTCCACAGATGCTTGTGCCTAAATTCAACAGAAGCTTAAACTTGGGATTGCCCAAGCTTAATGAAGACAGGAGTGGAAATATTGTGCATGCAGATTGCAGAGCATGCCGTATTCAGGTGGTTTGCCGTAGGCTTGGATGGTGATAGCGGCTTTCCTACTTCTTTCCAATCTGAGCCGTCCTCAGTGGAGCCTGTTGAGCATAAAAGAGGAGTAAAGCCGTTAGTTTTAGTGAACAATAATCTGGCTGAAGGTTAGTGttctgccttttttttttttgttttatcttaatttgttCTACTTTCGTTCTTGATTTATGTCTGGTGTTAACTTTACTTATGTGGACATTTGGCTTTCTGGTTGGTAGATAATGATGAAGTGAGGGGGAATATATCAAGAAGCCCATGGGGACCGGTAGCAGAAAATGTATGGCGGGATGTGTTGAGTGCTTATAAGATTGTCAAGAACGAATTCGAGAAAAAGCCAACAATTGCTAGATTTGGCGAAGTTCATTTCCATAGATATGTGATCTGGTTCCCATTGCTGCTACAGCGTGGATGTTTTGTGTTAGATCATTCCTCTCCTTTCTTTCGACTTTGAACttaaagcaaacaaaaatgcaTGTATATACTAAAATCTGACAGACATCTTGTGTTAGTATTACTTGATTTCTGGTATGAGAAACAAATCAATCTCTTGCCGCCGTGAGTCCGTGACCAAGTtttattgtttgaattttcataGGGACAACACATTATATCATTGCTTGACCTTATTTCTTGCAGTAAACATGATTCCATTCTTCTATCACATTTTTGAAGCCTCCATTAGTTTTTGTATTACAAGCGCCTCAAAGAAGTAATTATATCATTCATCTCGATGCAGGAACAATTTACTGCACTTAGGAAGTGAAAAGGAAGGTCAGGTTGCTGAAGAAACCACTTTGAGGCAAATGAAGTGATCCTTTTACTCAAATGTCCCTGCTACATACATGGAAGACATTAGAAATGAAGTTGTGCCAAAAATTGGAGTTTATTTTGAAGAGTACAAGGATATATATACCACGTCAAGGTAGTTCTTCTGCTAAAATCTTCAGTATTAGTGATCAAGTTTCGTTTATCTCCCACTTAATTAACCATTGATTCTTCCCACTCCCCGCCCCGGCAGTGTAGTTGAGGGTGcgtttggtattgttttttaattggtgttttttatgtttgttttagagaaggaaaatgatgttttgatgtcagattttttaaattgaaaatactTTTGGtagtttattttcaaatagtatatgaaaatgaaaaatagtaaaaatgcGTTTGGTTGTTTGttggaaaataagaaaagcaataaatttttttttggtataatattttttaaaacacatttttcAACTAGTACTTATTCaataatagtatttttttaactggtctattattattattattattaatttaataaaataaactgaaaatGGACCTAactataactttttttttctttctgaagTAGTTTATTTGTGGGTAATTCAAATTTACAATCCAGAAAATACTATAAAAATGTCAATATAGATTATTTTTGCATCCACATATAACGAATTATTTGCATGTATATAGCAATAACCACCGGTTAAAACAttaaagagggaaaaaaaatatcatactTGACACAAATAAATCATGTCACATTGCTTCCaaactaatttttagttaCATTAATTTAGTCTTTACTTttgatcaaataaaataaatttataattatcactctatattatttttataatttaataattaaaaatcaaatatatattatgtaagttattttattcatgGAAACATTTTTAGGAGGCTTACAAAGAGAGAGATGAGATTTtagtaaagaaagaaaaaaaattaaatgaaatttgtatGTGGGCCCCAAAGAAGATCAATCTTGACACACGTCCCTTTATGCCAACCTGTTTTTGTCCAGTGTTCTTTTAAAGTTGGAGAACGTCAAATTGGCTTTCTCCaacttttctttataaatgtTGGAGAACGAAAACTTTccgttttctttgtttttaatttactgacgTAAAACTGTcaaccaaacaaaattttcttaatttttattcttgaaaaacGAAAAACATTAAGTGAAAAACGTTACCAGACACACCCTAAAACACTTGAGCTCTATAAAGCAAGTTTTCTGCTCCTGGCTAACTATTCTTTATGGACAATGGATCGAATATTGTGTTTGTTGCCTGTGTTTTAAAGGAGATTTTTGCTACTTCAAACATTGCAACAGGACTTTTGctgttttgaattaaatagaTGAGGGtttgaatataatattttcaatgtgAATCATGAAGGAtctattcaaaataaaagtgaTAAAGATTAAGAAAGAACTTAAGAAACTAAGAGCTTTTAGAAGTCTTTGAAgaaataatatcaatttgaaaggaaaagaatttaaaatgaagaagaaaaagataattgataataagtAAGACTAACTGGACATCTGATTGAGGAACAAGCTTGTTAATTCAAACTATTATAACCAATTGGGAATTGAATTAAGTTAACAGTTAACTCGTAATTGAATGTCTAAACTAACAATGTATACAATTACAGATGAGACTATAAAATTGCAAAGATACTGCTGATTGTGAATCAATTTGaatagggatgacaaaaattctcacggggacgggtaccttCAGGGATTTTctccattcggggagggtatggagataatttcatacccaatttcttattcggggaggggacggggatgaggtggaacccccatccccatcccctacccatttccccatttttatttttatttttatttttatttttttacaattactagtaaataaattataaaatttaaattataaaattataaatattggtaaaaataaaaaatatcaaaatatttatattattaaagttttaggcttaattaactaattaaagtcctaaatttttatttaggacattaaaaaaatcggGTAAAATCTATTAgtccaaaaattttattttaattttaatattcattaaatgttttaaacttaaatttattttttatttatttttagatgttataattgcccacagcgaatcacaattttaatatctaatttaatctaatctaatctgatctaatatttgctcttgatttgctccgacTTAACTATTGTGCTGTAAATGGaatatttcacatttataaagtgcccacaccaccattgaaaaagttaattttgaatctaaattcgattttatttgtaacaattttgtattagactattaatttattcacgatagtttgtaaaaaaaaaaaagtttatatcCCTTACatgctgcgttacttactcatttaatgtatgtgacttttgtaatggatattaatgtaagatatatttcaaactttacttttatttgaattttttattttaatatgattaactcaaaatcaaaaacaaaaaatgtattagttattcggagATCGGGGACCCTTGGGGATCCCCTATTATTATTCGGAGAGGAGATGGAGAtgctctcaagtaattctgacgggaaCGGGGACGAGACGggaaaatacacaaaatatcgGGAATGAGTACgaggagattggtcccctcccctcccctccccattgccatccctaaattTGAACATGCCAATCCTTAGGAATTCCTTTCAGTATCATGGGATTTAGATCtcaattatcttttttatttgagtaCGGTGACATCCCGAACTATCAAAAATACCCACTTGTCCAAACATGCCTATGTCCactttaccatttatttatgaaatgttCTAATAAAATGGGGCAAGTCCATATAATACAATCATTTTCAATTGCCCAGCATTTGGAATACAGATGCTTTGTTTCTtcggttttttattttttgttcttttttatttacttgatACAACTAATAAGTAAATTCATAGCATTTTCTATCACCTCTTTTTTAGTTGGGAGTATTAGTAAATCAACTCTGTAATGCTCTGCCTCTTTACCATAAAAGCTGCATTTTAATGGCATCAGCTTACAGTTAAGCGTGCTAAGTAAAACAATTCTTTATTGTGACATTTTCATCCTCCagaaaatacataaataaaagacCAAACCATCGTTGTTTTGATTTCATAACAGCATCATCCATCACTTTCCTACAAGCTTTAGAAGGCCGGAGGCTGAAGCTCAATCAATTGAGTTGTTATTGCATTTCTCACTGCAAGAGTGCGGCAATTCAATTGACTTTTTGGCACTTTTGATGGACGGAGTTAAATGGTGGGTTTCGGCTTGCAGTCACTTGTGtttgttcaattttatttttgttaaaatccatgaatattaattactacCTTGTTCACTGTtcagtaaaaataaaacaacaccagaaaaagatttttgctATATAacaacagttttttttttttttttttcaattgaacaCTATTGTGTTAGAATATACTTCCCAGTtaaggttgatagaaaaaacCAAATTTCAATCAGTATTCGGATTCTGTCCCAAAACAAGCACTTACTGATCACAACTTCGAccaacttatttttccaccacACAATTTGCTCAACTTTTATCTATACCACACATTTTAACTGCCACTAACTTAAGCTACGTGGCTTAAGATATTATAGAAACTAACACCCAGATTTTTCTTAAGATATTTCTACAGAAGAGAGGGCTACCATACAGATTCTGTAAGGTACAGccctcacatgaatagtactTAATTGTGGATCCGCGTGGGATCCACAACCGAGTTTGTGAGTCAGCTGTAACTTACCGAATCTGTAAGTTAGTAAGCTCCTTCTacagatattttaacattttagattgtaaattacttttgaacaCTTGATTTAATCACTGATTGTTGACGATAACAGGCAAATTTGTTTCGTTGTGCTAACCGGACAAGCGATAAGGACTTCACAAGAGTACAAAACAGAGCCCCGATCTAATAATATTACTGAACAtagcatttttgtttccttATTAATGGAGAGAGGCAGTTCTGTTTTTGCAGTGATTAAGCGCATAGAAGATATTAATGGCTTTACTTATCATCATCAACTTCCTTTTGTGTCTCcccttcttcctcttcttctttgcTTTGCAAAGGCTCATAACCTCAagaaataatactaaattaccACCCGGCCCCTGGGGCCTTCCCTTAATCGGTAACTTACACCAGTTTGATGTCTCAAAGCCTCAAGTGTCATTTTGGGAGCTGTCACGGAAATATGGCCCCCTCATGTCCTTGCGTCTTGGTTTTGTGCCATCCCTAGTAGTTTCCTCAGCAAAACTGGCTAAAGAGATATTAAAAACCCATGACCTTCAATTTTGTAGCAGGCCAGCCTTGGTAGGACAACAAAAGTTATCTTACAATGGTCTTGATTTGGCGTTTTCACCCTATGATGGTTATTGGAGagagataagaaaaatttgtgTCATTCATCTCTTTAACTCTAACAGGGTAGAAAATTTTCGACCCATTAGAGAAGATGAAGTTTCAAGAATGATtgaaaagatttcaaaatcAGTTGCTGCTTCTAATCCCTTAAACTTAAGCGAGGTAATGAGGTCTCTTACAAGCACCATTATTTGTAGAATTGGATTTGGCAAGAGGTATGATGACGATAAAGCAACAAGTGCAAGAAGTAGATTCCATGCCCTGCTTAATGAAACTCAAGCCTTGTTTGTAAGCTTTTTTGTTACagattattttcctttcatgggCTGGATTGATAAGCTCACAGGAATGATGCAACGCCTGCAAAATAACTTCCAAGAACTCGATAGATTCTACCAGGAACTCATCGACGAGCATTTGGATCCAAACAGAACAAAATCGGAATTGGCGCAACAGGAGGATATAATCGATGTTTTACTTCAAATACGAAAAGATCGTGGATTTAAAGTTGACTTGACTTTGGACCACATCAAAGCAGTGCTCATggtgaataattttataaatagttATATGTAGACTCGTGCTCAGGCGCagacttaaaattttgtgcTGATACCCAATTTTACAGTCTTGTAAAATGGTTTATAATGCTGTAAAGTGCCTTTGACCCACCTGGGCATGattgatttaatataattttactatgtatatatgtatgttgTTTGTTTTGCAGAACATACTCACTGGTGGAACAGACACGAGTGCAGCAACTGTGGTTTGGGCCATGACTTACCTAATGAAGAATCCTAGAGCAATGAAAAAAGTTCAACTGGAAATCAGATCGTTGATTGGGTGCAACAAAGGCTTTGTAAATGAAGATGATGTTCAAGAACTGCATTATCTTAAAGCGGTACTGAAGGAGACAATGAGATTGCAACCCACAGTGCCATTACTACTCCCAAGAGAAACAATTCAAAAGTGCGTAATAGATGGGTATGAAATACCAGCTAAAACACTTGTCTTTGTAAATGCATGGGCGATAGGAAGAGACCCTGAAGCTTGGGAGAATCCGGAGGAATTTTATCCGGAGAGATTCGTTGATAGCTGTATTGACTTTAAAGGGCAACACTTTGAATTAATACCGTTTGGTGCTGGCAGAAGAATTTGTCCTGGGTTGAATATGGGAATCGCAACTGTGGATCTCGCACTTGCTAATCTTCTTTACAAATTTGATTGGGAAATGCCGCCTGGAATGAAGAGCCAAGACTTGGACTTTGATGTTCTGCCGGGAATTACTATGCATAAGAAGAATGCTCTCTCTCTTTTGGCTAAGTATCATGAGTAGGTAAATTAAGGCACCTCGG encodes:
- the LOC127901305 gene encoding cytochrome P450 83B1-like codes for the protein MALLIIINFLLCLPFFLFFFALQRLITSRNNTKLPPGPWGLPLIGNLHQFDVSKPQVSFWELSRKYGPLMSLRLGFVPSLVVSSAKLAKEILKTHDLQFCSRPALVGQQKLSYNGLDLAFSPYDGYWREIRKICVIHLFNSNRVENFRPIREDEVSRMIEKISKSVAASNPLNLSEVMRSLTSTIICRIGFGKRYDDDKATSARSRFHALLNETQALFVSFFVTDYFPFMGWIDKLTGMMQRLQNNFQELDRFYQELIDEHLDPNRTKSELAQQEDIIDVLLQIRKDRGFKVDLTLDHIKAVLMNILTGGTDTSAATVVWAMTYLMKNPRAMKKVQLEIRSLIGCNKGFVNEDDVQELHYLKAVLKETMRLQPTVPLLLPRETIQKCVIDGYEIPAKTLVFVNAWAIGRDPEAWENPEEFYPERFVDSCIDFKGQHFELIPFGAGRRICPGLNMGIATVDLALANLLYKFDWEMPPGMKSQDLDFDVLPGITMHKKNALSLLAKYHE